The sequence below is a genomic window from Providencia rettgeri.
GCGGAACACAGAGCCAATGATGATCTAGAACATCTTGATGTAGATGATGTTTTATTTTCCGCCCCCACAGTGACGGAATTAGTCACAGAAGTCGCCCCAACAACGGAAAAAGTGACGAGCGAAGCGATTACAGCGCCAGAAAGTCCAATCCCTTCGGTCAATCAAAATGAATTAGAACAAGATCCAGTACCCACTTTCTCGACAGTTGATGAACCGAGTACATATCATTTTGAAGTACCAGAAGATTACCAACCTAAGCTCAGCGCTGGTTTTGACGCAATATCAGAAACAGCTTCAGAAACAGCGAATGAGCCGTTAGTTCAATCGTCTGCGTATGTTGCACCAGAAGAATCGATGTTTGGTGTTCATCATAATCAACAAACAGAGCCTCAAAAACAGGATAACATCGCTTCTCCAAAGTATTCGAATAATCAGGTAACATCTGTTAATCAAGCGGCATTTGAACCACAGGCGACATCAGTGCCATCACTTGATCCTTCAAATATCACGCAAAACATTATTCCGTCATCTGTTACTGAAAGGGTTTCTAATCCTGCAGCATTAGCGGCTGCGGGTATTTCAGTCGCGGCACTGGAGCGCCATGCCCAAGTTAAACAAAATATGGAGCCAGAGCTTCCGCGACCTAATCCTGTTCGCTTACCGACGCGTCGTGAATTATATGGCATTCGCATTCCTTCGTTACGTGATGCAGAACTACAACGGCGTGAAGAAGAGGCTTCTAAACGTGAGCAGGTATATCAGCAGTGGTCTACGAGTGAAGTTGACGAACCTGCAATTGATGATGAAGCGCAACAAGACGAATTACTACGAGCGCAGTTTTTAGAACAGCAACGCGAACGTTATGGTGACGTTGATGAAACTGATTATGAGGCGCCGTTAAATAGCGGATATTCTGATGAAAACCAATGGCAAAATGAGCCAATGGCAGAAAATAAAGCCAGTGCATTTACGCAGCCAGCGATTGAACATCGCTGGGCGTCGACGTCACCATTATCCAATAATATTCATACTATTCCAGAGCCTGAAGAAGCCCCAACAACTGTGGATAACGGCTATCAGCCGCAGTTTACACAAGCACATTCTTCCCAAGAACAAGACGACTTTGAGCCTAAGATTGATTTAAGCAAAGAGTTCTCTGTACTGGATAGCTTTACCCCTGTTGATGATTTGGTTGACAATGAGCCTGCTGACCCATTATTTATGCCGTCATTTAGTGCGACTTCCGTTCCACCGGAGGTTCCACAAAATAATGTTGTAGAAGGGCTTGGCAGCTCACCATCCGTAGCGCAAACTTTTGTGCAGCCACAGCAGCCACAGCAGCCACAGCAGCCACAGCAAGATAGCTTATTCCACCCGTTCTTAGTGCGTAATGATCAACCATTACCAAAACCTACAACGCCAATGCCATCTCTTGATTTACTGGCTAGTCCACCAGCGCAAGAAGAGCCAGTGGATATGTTCAAACTAGAACAAACAGCAAGGCTGATTGAAGCAAGGCTAAATGATTATCGTGTTAAAGCTGAAGTCGTTGGGTTCTCTCCAGGGCCTGTCATTACTCGGTTTGAACTTGATTTAGCACCAGGAGTAAAAGCAGCGCGGATATCCACATTGTCACGTGACCTTGCTCGTTCATTATCAACCGTAGCAGTACGCGTTGTCGAGGTGATACCAGGTAAACCATATGTGGGTCTTGAACTTCCTAATGAGAAACGGCAAACCGTTTATTTAAGTGAAGTTTTAGATTGTGATGACTTCCGTAAAAATTCGTCTCCACTGACAATCGTACTAGGTAAAGATATTGAAGGCGATCCTGTCGTTGCTGATTTAGCGAAAATGCCGCACTTACTCGTTGCAGGGACAACGGGCTCTGGTAAGTCTGTTGGGGTGAATGCGATGATCCTCAGTATCTTGTATAAAGCGAAACCCGAAGATGTCCGCTTTATCATGATTGACCCAAAAATGCTCGAATTATCCATTTATGAAGGTATCCCACATCTATTGACGGAAGTGGTTACTGACATGAAAGACGCAGCAAATGCCTTGCGTTGGTGTGTGAATGAAATGGAACGTCGTTATAAATTGATGTCTGCGTTAGGGGTACGTAACCTCGCGGGTTATAACGAGCGCATCAAAGCGGCAGAAGAAATGGGGCGGCCAATCCCTGATCCACATTGGAAACCCGGAGATAGCATGGATGTCGAACATCCAATGTTGAAAAAAGAACCTTACATTGTCGTCATGGTCGATGAGTTTGCTGATTTGATGATGACAGCGGGTAAAAAAGTGGAAGAGTTAATTGCACGATTAGCACAAAAAGCGCGTGCAGCAGGCATTCACTTGGTATTGGCAACTCAACGGCCATCGGTTGATATTATTACAGGGTTAATCAAAGCGAATATTCCAACGCGAATTGCTTTTACGGTATCCAGTAAGATTGACTCACGCACGATCCT
It includes:
- a CDS encoding DNA translocase FtsK 4TM domain-containing protein, whose translation is MSQEYTEDKHIKFKKLSSGRRLLEVILLAICLSALFLMVALLSFSPSDPSWSQTTWNAPVQNLGGSVGSWSADILFSAFGILAFAIPPLLLLGCWAIFQYESQRRYIDFFSLSLRLIGGLALILSSCGLAALNFDDLPNFASGGVIGSVFSSAIMPWFNSLGATLALLFLWAISFTLFTGWSWLTIAEKIGAAVLLPITLLTNRARGDDLDDYDYDVEETEGALQRAQEAEHRANDDLEHLDVDDVLFSAPTVTELVTEVAPTTEKVTSEAITAPESPIPSVNQNELEQDPVPTFSTVDEPSTYHFEVPEDYQPKLSAGFDAISETASETANEPLVQSSAYVAPEESMFGVHHNQQTEPQKQDNIASPKYSNNQVTSVNQAAFEPQATSVPSLDPSNITQNIIPSSVTERVSNPAALAAAGISVAALERHAQVKQNMEPELPRPNPVRLPTRRELYGIRIPSLRDAELQRREEEASKREQVYQQWSTSEVDEPAIDDEAQQDELLRAQFLEQQRERYGDVDETDYEAPLNSGYSDENQWQNEPMAENKASAFTQPAIEHRWASTSPLSNNIHTIPEPEEAPTTVDNGYQPQFTQAHSSQEQDDFEPKIDLSKEFSVLDSFTPVDDLVDNEPADPLFMPSFSATSVPPEVPQNNVVEGLGSSPSVAQTFVQPQQPQQPQQPQQDSLFHPFLVRNDQPLPKPTTPMPSLDLLASPPAQEEPVDMFKLEQTARLIEARLNDYRVKAEVVGFSPGPVITRFELDLAPGVKAARISTLSRDLARSLSTVAVRVVEVIPGKPYVGLELPNEKRQTVYLSEVLDCDDFRKNSSPLTIVLGKDIEGDPVVADLAKMPHLLVAGTTGSGKSVGVNAMILSILYKAKPEDVRFIMIDPKMLELSIYEGIPHLLTEVVTDMKDAANALRWCVNEMERRYKLMSALGVRNLAGYNERIKAAEEMGRPIPDPHWKPGDSMDVEHPMLKKEPYIVVMVDEFADLMMTAGKKVEELIARLAQKARAAGIHLVLATQRPSVDIITGLIKANIPTRIAFTVSSKIDSRTILDQGGAESLLGMGDMLYLPPNSSIPVRVHGAFVRDQEVHAVVNDWKARGKPQYIDSITTCSDDSEGGGYDSGGEELDPLFDQAVEFVVEKQRVSISGVQRQFRIGYNRAARIVEQMEIQGIVSEQGHNGNREVLAPPSMGH